The following proteins are encoded in a genomic region of Cercospora beticola chromosome 8, complete sequence:
- a CDS encoding uncharacterized protein (BUSCO:EOG09262CMP), with the protein MADKMEVDAVNGEKQQESTGPAPDLTPERIIQNNLKFINQAVETFDSRFTLRALRSISTLRKSPNFAEAIVLGIRTAYPKPSRPRQILEELLPKNVQVAQNGSSGKEKEAAEQHVHQEVWAYLGVLVQVYLYDNGEFQKGADFSDNFVDKIREWNRRSLDQIGAKAYHYYSLFFEELNPKPPSKQAKVIELRPTLLAALRSAVIRKDEDTQAAVTVLLLRNYISTADITQADLLVAQTQFPQSASNNQVCRYLYYLGRIRAIQLAYTQAHENLESATRKSPTTGPAVGFYQQSMKLLIVVELLMGDIPERSLFRQPTLEAALYPYLKLVQAVRVGDLQAFLKCVNLNEAQFRKDGTYTLILRLRQNVIKTGVRMLSLSYSRISLRDICTRLGVESEESAEYITAKAIRDGVIEASLDHQNGHMVTVPQKDAYSTTEPSEAFHARISALLGMRDECVMAMRYPMNKHRQEIAEAAKARDRERELAKEITEGDMDEEETDGGFDGM; encoded by the exons ATGGCGGACAAGATGGAAGTCGATGCCGTCAACGgtgagaagcagcaggagagcACCGGCCCAGCGCCAGACCTCACGCCAGAGCGCA TCATTCAGAACAACCTCAAGTTCATCAACCAGGCCGTCGAGACCTTTGATTCACGATTCACACTACGAGCGCTCCGAAGCATATCGACCCTTCGCAAATCACCCAACTTCGCTGAGGCTATCGTGCTGGGCATCCGAACCGCATACCCCAAGCCATCGCGGCCGCGTCAAATATTGGAAGAGCTACTCCCCAAGAATGTGCAAGTTGCGCAAAATGGATCGTCCgggaaagagaaggaggcggCAGAACAGCACGTACATCAAGAGGTGTGGGCGTATCTAGGCGTCTTGGTGCAG GTGTACCTGTATGACAACGGCGAGTTCCAAAAAGGCGCGGACTTCAGTGACAACTTCGTCGATAAGATTCGGGAGTGGAACCGCCGAAGTCTCGATCAGATCGGCGCAAAGGCATACCACTACTACTCGTTATTCTTCGAGGAGCTCAATCCAAAGCCTCCCTCAAAGCAAGCAAAGGTGATCGAGCTCCGACCGACCCTTCTGGCAGCTCTTCGATCAGCAGTCATCCGCAAGGATGAGGATACACAAGCCGCGGTGACTGTGCTCCTTCTACGGAACTATATTAGCACAGCGGACATCACTCAGGCGGACCTCCTGGTCGCTCAGACCCAATTCCCGCAATCGGCGTCGAACAACCAGGTCTGCCGATACCTCTACTACCTCGGCCGCATTCGAGCAATCCAACTCGCATACACGCAGGCTCATGAGAACCTCGAGTCGGCTACACGGAAGTCGCCTACCACCGGACCAGCTGTTGGATTCTATCAGCAGTCTATGAAACTCCTGATTGTTGTCGAACTGTTGATGGGTGACATTCCAGAGCGATCTCTCTTCCGCCAACCGACCCTCGAAGCCGCCCTCTACCCCTACCTCAAGCTGGTGCAGGCAGTTCGCGTTGGTGACCTGCAGGCTTTTCTGAAGTGTGTCAACCTGAACGAGGCGCAATTCCGCAAAGACGGCACCTACACTCTCATCCTCCGACTTCGCCAGAATGTCATCAAGACCGGCGTCCGCATGCTGTCCCTCTCCTACTCCCGGATTTCTCTCCGCGATATTTGCACGCGTCTCGGCGTCGAGAGTGAAGAGTCGGCTGAGTACATCACCGCAAAGGCGATCCGAGATGGTGTCATAGAAGCCAGTCTGGACCATCAGAATGGACACATGGTGACTGTCCCACAAAAGGACGCGTACAGCACAACGGAGCCAAGCGAGGCTTTCCATGCCAGAATCAGCGCTTTGTTGGGTATGAGAGATGAGTGCGTTATGGCTATGAGATACCCGATGAACAAGCATCGCCAGGAGATCGCCGAGGCTGCAAAGGCTCGGGATCGCGAGCGAGAGCTGGCTAAGGAGATCACGGAGGGCGACATGGATGAGGAAGAAACCGATGGTGGCTTTGATGGCATGTGA